Proteins from a single region of Flavobacteriales bacterium:
- a CDS encoding threonylcarbamoyl-AMP synthase, protein MKIGIDTEYAAEVLTHGGLVGIPTETVYGLAGNATDEHVVKKIFKAKNRPSYDPLIVHLHAVEEVKKYVRDCPDELYDVAHHFWPGPLTILLPKKSTIPDCTTSGSELVGLRVPNHALTLDLLRRIPFPLAAPSANPFSYISPTTAQHVLDQLSDQVDYILDGGPCGIGVESTIVSYLDGKLKIHREGGISREAFESYGIKTWNGTAATMANVPGNFFKHYSPLTPVQIIDAVNEIPVNVHESGLIYFGDSMNVSGFKEVLNISPQGNLNECARNLFGAMRNMDRMNLNCIYIMKFPDREIGRALNDRIERAAVKRKIKST, encoded by the coding sequence ATGAAAATCGGAATTGATACTGAATATGCAGCTGAAGTTTTAACTCATGGTGGGTTAGTGGGTATTCCCACAGAAACGGTTTATGGATTGGCAGGTAATGCTACAGATGAACATGTGGTTAAGAAAATATTTAAAGCAAAAAATCGTCCATCTTACGACCCGCTCATCGTTCATCTTCATGCAGTGGAAGAAGTGAAAAAATATGTACGCGATTGTCCGGATGAATTGTATGATGTAGCCCATCATTTTTGGCCGGGACCATTAACCATTTTGCTTCCTAAAAAGAGTACCATTCCCGATTGCACTACTTCCGGCTCTGAACTTGTCGGACTCCGCGTTCCGAATCACGCACTCACGCTGGATTTGTTACGAAGAATTCCATTTCCACTTGCAGCACCAAGTGCCAATCCCTTTTCATATATCAGTCCCACCACCGCACAACATGTCTTAGATCAGCTTTCTGATCAGGTCGATTATATTCTGGATGGTGGTCCCTGCGGTATTGGGGTTGAATCCACCATTGTCAGTTACCTGGACGGAAAATTAAAAATTCACCGCGAAGGAGGAATTAGCCGTGAAGCGTTTGAATCGTATGGCATAAAAACGTGGAACGGAACTGCTGCAACCATGGCGAATGTCCCCGGTAATTTTTTTAAACATTATTCTCCATTAACGCCGGTGCAAATTATTGATGCTGTAAATGAGATTCCGGTTAATGTTCATGAATCGGGACTCATTTATTTTGGCGATTCCATGAATGTTTCCGGATTTAAAGAAGTATTGAATATTTCGCCTCAGGGTAATCTCAACGAATGTGCACGGAATTTGTTTGGTGCAATGCGAAACATGGATCGGATGAATTTAAACTGTATTTACATTATGAAATTTCCCGATCGGGAAATAGGTCGCGCATTAAACGACCGGATAGAAAGGGCTGCTGTAAAACGAAAAATTAAATCAACATGA
- a CDS encoding NADP-dependent isocitrate dehydrogenase yields the protein MKQKIAVAKGDGIGPEIMDSVLTVFRSAQVPLDYELVEMGKSVFEKGFSNGMTPEAAKTVEDLGILFKGPMETPKGKGVKSINVTARKVWNTYANKRVFRSLNGVETVFSKAGIPIDMIVVRENIEDTYGGIEHMLTPDVALCRRFITRPGSLQVHRYAFEMARAEGRKKVTCGHKANIMKITDGLFLETFYEVAKEYPEIIANDIIVDDLSMKLVSKPHEFDVVVLPNLQGDIVSDLCAGLVGGLGFAPSANIGEHISIFEAVHGTAPDIAGKGLANPTALLISGIMMLRHLELHTWADRISAALFSALEDGYHTADFGSDPKKKCSTEEFTAVICSRLEGGIIPEKTEWQKPTGRTQNKILKTKFPKESKCVGVDFFVESVMQPADVAAYFQKHFGSELNLVTMSNRGTQVYPKGSVFTDCIDQYRVRIQKTDQSEMSSDEILHLASKISSGMKICSLEWLMNYDGVNAFSLAQGQ from the coding sequence ATGAAACAAAAAATTGCAGTTGCAAAAGGCGATGGAATTGGTCCTGAAATCATGGACTCCGTTTTAACGGTTTTTCGTTCTGCTCAGGTTCCGTTAGACTATGAACTGGTAGAAATGGGGAAATCGGTTTTTGAAAAAGGTTTTTCCAATGGAATGACTCCCGAAGCGGCCAAAACGGTAGAAGACCTGGGAATCTTGTTTAAGGGTCCGATGGAAACACCAAAGGGAAAAGGTGTTAAGAGTATTAATGTAACAGCACGAAAGGTGTGGAATACGTATGCCAACAAGCGGGTATTTCGTTCGCTGAATGGTGTTGAAACGGTTTTCTCCAAAGCGGGAATTCCCATCGATATGATTGTGGTTCGCGAAAATATTGAAGATACCTATGGCGGAATTGAACATATGCTTACACCGGATGTAGCACTTTGCAGACGATTTATTACGCGGCCAGGTTCATTACAGGTTCATCGTTACGCATTTGAAATGGCAAGGGCAGAGGGGCGTAAAAAAGTGACCTGCGGACACAAAGCCAACATCATGAAAATTACGGATGGATTGTTTCTGGAAACCTTTTATGAAGTAGCCAAAGAATATCCCGAAATCATCGCCAATGATATTATCGTGGATGATTTATCGATGAAGCTGGTTTCGAAACCGCATGAGTTCGATGTGGTGGTCCTGCCCAATTTGCAGGGCGATATTGTTTCGGATTTATGCGCCGGTTTGGTGGGCGGACTCGGTTTTGCTCCCTCGGCAAATATTGGGGAACATATTTCAATCTTTGAGGCCGTACATGGAACTGCACCGGATATTGCCGGGAAAGGTTTAGCCAATCCAACGGCATTACTGATCAGCGGAATTATGATGTTGCGTCACTTAGAATTGCATACCTGGGCAGATCGCATTTCAGCGGCATTATTTTCTGCGCTGGAGGATGGATATCATACGGCGGATTTTGGATCTGATCCGAAGAAAAAATGCAGCACCGAAGAATTTACTGCGGTTATTTGCTCGCGTTTAGAAGGAGGAATCATTCCTGAAAAAACAGAATGGCAAAAACCAACAGGCAGAACACAAAATAAAATTCTGAAAACAAAATTCCCGAAAGAAAGCAAATGTGTGGGAGTAGATTTCTTTGTGGAATCGGTGATGCAACCTGCTGATGTAGCCGCTTATTTTCAAAAACATTTCGGTTCGGAATTGAATCTGGTTACCATGAGTAACCGCGGTACACAGGTATATCCTAAAGGATCAGTATTTACGGATTGCATCGATCAATACCGCGTTCGGATTCAGAAAACAGATCAGTCAGAAATGTCGTCGGATGAAATTCTGCACCTGGCTTCGAAAATTTCTTCGGGCATGAAGATTTGTTCGCTGGAATGGTTAATGAATTACGACGGCGTTAATGCATTTTCACTTGCGCAGGGTCAATAA
- a CDS encoding TetR/AcrR family transcriptional regulator: MELQVKIKMNEKLFLKDPESSPLGKKIIREGIALINKMGFEQFTFRKLAEKIGSTEAAIYKYFENKQRLLIYIVTWYWTLTEYSIILSTASITRADKKLATIIDHLCRPAETQIAGVDYDRLALYHIVISESNKIYLNKEVNSNNKNQMFKPYKDLCGRIAGILSEANPKFKYPRSLASTLLEMSHTQYFFMQHLPSLTDFGKEKSIDHLREYLKHIIFSSLHLKIPLK; this comes from the coding sequence ATGGAATTACAGGTAAAAATAAAAATGAATGAGAAGCTTTTTCTTAAGGACCCGGAATCGAGTCCTTTGGGAAAAAAAATTATCCGTGAGGGAATTGCCTTGATCAATAAAATGGGATTTGAGCAATTCACCTTCAGAAAACTGGCCGAAAAAATCGGATCCACCGAGGCCGCCATTTACAAGTATTTTGAAAATAAACAAAGGCTGTTGATTTATATCGTCACCTGGTACTGGACCCTTACCGAATACAGCATCATCTTATCAACGGCCTCCATCACCCGTGCCGATAAGAAATTAGCGACCATTATCGATCATCTCTGCAGACCCGCAGAAACACAAATTGCCGGCGTAGATTACGATCGTTTGGCGCTTTATCACATTGTGATTTCGGAAAGCAATAAAATTTACCTCAATAAGGAAGTAAACAGCAATAACAAAAACCAAATGTTTAAACCGTATAAAGATTTATGCGGACGCATTGCCGGAATTTTGTCGGAAGCGAATCCAAAATTTAAATATCCCCGCTCTCTGGCAAGCACTTTATTGGAGATGTCGCATACACAGTATTTCTTTATGCAGCACTTACCCTCACTTACAGATTTCGGAAAGGAAAAATCCATTGATCATTTAAGAGAATACCTGAAACACATCATCTTTTCGAGTCTGCACCTCAAAATACCGCTCAAATAG
- a CDS encoding pyridoxal-phosphate dependent enzyme, with amino-acid sequence MKVCNNILEAIGHTPMVKLNKVAGDFPATIYAKVETFNPGNSIKDRMALKMVEDAEKAGLLKPGGTIIEGTSGNTGMGLAIAAIIKGYKCIFTTTDKQSKEKVDALRAFGAEVIVCPTDVDPEDPRSYYSVSSRLVNEVPNSWKANQYDNPSNARAHYETTGPEIWEQTQGKITHLVVGVGTGGTICGTGKYLKEKNPNIKVYGIDTYGSVFKKYKETGIFDKNEIYPYITEGIGEDFLPENVDFSIIDHFEKVTDRDAAVYTREIVKKEGIWVGNSAGAAIGGLLQMKDKFKPGDVVVVIFHDHGSRYVGKMFNDDWMREKGFLDKTGMTALDLVGTRKESDVVSIEASEKVSKAIEIMSKNNYSQIPVTSDRRIIGSLSENALYNAIVRDPKVKDQAVEVVMEHAFPFVDITTPLEDLAKMISEKTPAVMVKDFKSDKVYIITQYDIIKALC; translated from the coding sequence ATGAAAGTCTGCAATAATATCCTTGAAGCTATTGGTCACACCCCAATGGTAAAACTGAACAAAGTAGCCGGTGATTTTCCTGCAACCATTTATGCAAAAGTGGAAACCTTTAATCCGGGTAATTCCATTAAAGACCGAATGGCGCTTAAAATGGTAGAAGATGCCGAAAAAGCAGGATTATTAAAACCCGGAGGAACCATTATTGAGGGCACCAGCGGAAATACGGGAATGGGATTGGCCATTGCAGCTATCATTAAAGGGTATAAATGCATTTTTACAACAACCGATAAACAATCCAAAGAAAAAGTTGACGCACTTCGCGCATTCGGTGCAGAAGTGATTGTTTGTCCAACTGACGTTGATCCCGAAGATCCGCGTTCGTATTATTCAGTATCATCGCGATTGGTTAATGAAGTACCTAATTCCTGGAAAGCGAATCAGTACGATAATCCCTCCAATGCACGCGCACACTACGAAACTACGGGTCCCGAAATCTGGGAACAAACACAAGGGAAAATTACACACCTGGTTGTGGGCGTAGGAACCGGAGGTACCATTTGCGGAACAGGAAAATACCTCAAAGAAAAAAATCCAAACATCAAAGTATACGGAATTGACACCTATGGTTCTGTATTTAAAAAATACAAGGAGACCGGTATCTTCGATAAGAATGAAATTTATCCCTACATCACCGAAGGTATCGGTGAAGATTTTCTGCCGGAAAATGTCGATTTCAGCATCATTGATCACTTTGAAAAAGTGACCGACCGCGACGCAGCCGTGTACACGCGTGAGATTGTAAAGAAAGAAGGAATTTGGGTTGGAAATTCAGCCGGTGCAGCTATTGGTGGCTTACTCCAAATGAAAGACAAATTCAAACCCGGAGATGTAGTGGTAGTTATCTTCCACGACCACGGATCCCGTTATGTAGGTAAAATGTTCAACGATGATTGGATGCGCGAAAAAGGATTCCTGGATAAAACAGGAATGACTGCACTTGATCTTGTTGGAACACGCAAAGAAAGTGATGTGGTTTCGATTGAAGCTTCTGAGAAAGTAAGCAAGGCCATCGAAATCATGAGCAAAAACAATTACTCACAAATTCCGGTTACTTCCGATCGTAGAATCATTGGTTCGCTTTCCGAAAATGCATTATACAATGCCATTGTACGCGATCCGAAAGTAAAAGATCAGGCCGTTGAAGTGGTAATGGAACACGCCTTTCCGTTTGTCGACATTACCACTCCATTGGAAGATCTTGCAAAAATGATTTCCGAAAAAACACCCGCAGTAATGGTTAAGGACTTCAAAAGCGATAAAGTTTATATCATTACCCAATACGATATCATTAAAGCACTTTGTTGA
- a CDS encoding helical backbone metal receptor → MMYIDQMNRRCVLESPPKRIVSLVPSQSELIWDLGLKKELVGITKFCIHPGDMYRSVERIGGTKQLNIEKIQQLKPDLIIGNKEENVKEQIEQLERDFPLWMSDVNTLEDALNMISAVAELCHRKSEGEQLVQNIKTSFQTHTQQSQDRILYLIWKDPFMAVGKNTFIDAMIKQAGFHNSILTERYPEITMREINELNPDQIFLSTEPFPFNETTRAEIEQQSGIKTRLVDGELFSWYGSRLMKSASYFTMLHH, encoded by the coding sequence ATGATGTACATCGACCAGATGAACCGGCGATGCGTTTTGGAAAGTCCTCCGAAACGCATTGTTTCTTTGGTGCCCTCGCAATCGGAATTGATTTGGGATTTGGGATTAAAAAAAGAATTAGTCGGCATCACCAAATTTTGCATTCACCCTGGTGATATGTACCGCTCAGTGGAACGAATTGGCGGAACAAAACAACTGAACATTGAAAAAATTCAGCAGTTAAAACCTGATTTAATCATTGGTAATAAAGAAGAGAACGTAAAAGAGCAGATCGAACAACTTGAACGTGATTTTCCGCTTTGGATGAGTGATGTAAACACGCTGGAAGATGCACTCAACATGATTAGCGCAGTGGCTGAATTATGCCATAGAAAAAGTGAAGGAGAACAATTGGTGCAGAACATAAAAACATCCTTTCAAACCCATACTCAGCAATCGCAGGATCGTATTCTATACCTGATTTGGAAGGATCCATTTATGGCTGTGGGAAAAAACACCTTTATCGATGCGATGATTAAACAAGCCGGATTTCATAATAGCATTTTAACAGAGAGATATCCGGAAATCACGATGAGAGAAATTAATGAGTTAAATCCCGATCAGATTTTTCTTTCCACAGAACCTTTTCCTTTCAACGAAACTACACGAGCGGAAATAGAGCAACAAAGCGGAATTAAAACGAGGTTGGTCGACGGAGAATTATTTTCCTGGTACGGATCGCGTTTAATGAAATCGGCCAGCTATTTTACAATGCTTCATCACTGA
- a CDS encoding patatin-like phospholipase family protein produces MSRHFKHFSILLIFLISGSIVNAQKIGLVLSGGGATGMAHIGVLKALEEYGIPVDYITGTSAGALVGGMYAAGYSPEEIEAQVLSEKFLNMSEGKIESKYLYYFKQFDNNAGMVSLRLSKDSLLQTSIPTNLVTPTLMDYEMMVGFSSAAAAANYNFDSLFVPFRCVASDILEKKSVVFSSGQLHEAVRASMSFPFYIKPLRVNGKLLFDGGLYNNFPANVMYNDFFPDMVIGSNVSGNTAPPTEDDIMSQIKNMIVTQQDFGLRCDYGIIIQPKPGISTFDFVSSQQAIQAGYDETIKNIDSILKLTSRRVTKEELAARRAAFRKKCPPLEFDKIEVSGLNKKQQQFVKNTLVKRKEKSISEEDLKPRYFRVFQDEKISFMYPKTYYKKETGKYSLLVDIKKDKEFNLEFGGNFSSRPISTGYVGLQLHLLGKSAWTFSGKSYFGKFYAAGNLAIRYEPPTKFPFYLEPEFTIHRWDYFRSSSTFFEDVKTSYLIQEEQFVGMNIGMPVGNRGKLVLFSRYAELVDQYYQEPNFLSIDTADRTKLYATVQGISYERNTLNKKQYANEGSFFSLTARYIDARERTVPGSTAQNRDTIYDYHNWGIIKLEFQDYFKDKGFVRLGVNLEGVYSIQPFLNNYKATILSSPVYQPIPEAKTLFLPNFRAFQYMAAGHQVILHFKKNLDWRFEAYAFQPFSVVEEGPNGEAQYGELLRKRYFIGSSSLVWHSPFGPASVSVNYYPTQDQPFSILFNLGYILFQRQALK; encoded by the coding sequence ATGAGCCGTCATTTTAAGCACTTTTCTATCCTATTGATCTTCCTGATTTCGGGCTCCATTGTTAATGCTCAGAAGATTGGACTGGTCCTCTCCGGTGGTGGTGCAACGGGCATGGCGCATATCGGTGTATTAAAAGCATTGGAGGAATATGGGATTCCGGTGGATTATATCACGGGAACCTCAGCGGGAGCCCTGGTGGGCGGTATGTATGCGGCCGGATATTCGCCGGAGGAAATTGAGGCGCAGGTGCTGTCGGAAAAATTCCTCAATATGTCGGAAGGAAAAATCGAATCGAAATACCTCTATTACTTTAAGCAATTCGACAACAATGCAGGTATGGTCTCCCTGCGCTTATCGAAAGATTCCTTATTGCAAACCAGTATTCCCACCAACCTGGTGACGCCAACATTGATGGATTATGAAATGATGGTTGGTTTTTCTTCTGCAGCAGCAGCGGCTAATTATAATTTCGACAGTTTGTTTGTCCCTTTCCGTTGCGTTGCTTCCGATATTTTAGAAAAAAAATCGGTGGTGTTTTCCAGCGGACAACTCCACGAAGCGGTGCGCGCATCGATGTCCTTCCCCTTTTACATTAAACCACTCCGTGTAAACGGAAAATTATTATTCGATGGCGGATTGTACAATAATTTTCCGGCCAATGTAATGTACAATGATTTTTTTCCGGATATGGTAATCGGTTCCAACGTAAGCGGGAATACGGCGCCTCCTACCGAAGATGATATCATGTCGCAAATAAAAAACATGATTGTTACGCAGCAGGATTTCGGCCTGCGTTGCGATTACGGAATTATCATTCAACCGAAACCCGGAATTTCGACCTTTGATTTTGTTTCGTCTCAACAAGCCATCCAGGCCGGATACGATGAGACCATTAAAAACATTGATTCGATTCTAAAGCTTACATCACGAAGGGTGACTAAAGAAGAGCTCGCCGCACGCAGAGCTGCATTCAGGAAGAAATGTCCGCCATTGGAATTCGACAAGATTGAAGTGAGCGGTTTAAATAAAAAACAACAACAGTTTGTAAAAAATACACTCGTAAAACGAAAAGAAAAAAGCATCAGTGAAGAAGATTTAAAACCACGTTATTTCCGGGTTTTTCAGGATGAGAAAATTTCTTTTATGTATCCGAAAACCTATTATAAAAAAGAAACCGGCAAATACAGTTTGTTGGTCGACATAAAAAAAGACAAAGAATTCAATCTTGAATTTGGCGGGAATTTTTCTTCTCGTCCCATTAGCACAGGATACGTAGGATTGCAATTGCATTTATTGGGAAAATCGGCCTGGACATTTTCCGGAAAATCGTATTTCGGTAAATTTTACGCCGCCGGAAATCTGGCTATTCGCTATGAACCGCCAACGAAATTTCCTTTTTATCTGGAACCGGAATTCACCATTCACCGCTGGGATTATTTCAGAAGCTCTTCCACTTTTTTCGAAGATGTAAAAACCTCTTACCTCATCCAGGAAGAACAATTTGTGGGAATGAACATTGGCATGCCGGTGGGTAATCGCGGTAAATTGGTATTATTTAGTCGCTATGCCGAATTGGTGGACCAATACTATCAGGAACCTAACTTTTTATCGATCGATACAGCAGACCGCACCAAATTGTATGCAACGGTGCAGGGAATCTCCTACGAACGAAATACACTGAACAAAAAACAATATGCCAATGAAGGTTCATTTTTCAGTTTAACCGCGCGTTACATTGATGCACGCGAACGAACTGTTCCCGGATCTACCGCTCAGAACAGAGATACCATTTACGATTATCACAATTGGGGAATAATTAAACTGGAATTTCAGGATTATTTCAAAGACAAAGGATTTGTTCGTTTAGGAGTTAACCTCGAAGGTGTTTACTCCATCCAACCCTTTTTAAACAACTATAAAGCCACCATTTTATCTTCGCCGGTGTATCAGCCCATACCAGAAGCAAAAACCTTATTCCTTCCCAATTTCAGAGCCTTTCAATATATGGCAGCTGGTCACCAGGTGATTCTCCATTTCAAGAAAAATCTCGACTGGCGATTTGAGGCTTATGCTTTTCAACCTTTTTCTGTTGTGGAGGAAGGTCCCAATGGAGAAGCGCAATACGGAGAATTATTACGCAAGCGATATTTTATCGGATCATCCTCATTGGTATGGCATAGTCCGTTTGGACCCGCCAGCGTAAGTGTAAACTATTATCCAACCCAGGATCAACCTTTCTCCATTCTCTTTAATCTTGGTTATATTTTATTCCAGCGTCAGGCTTTAAAATAA
- a CDS encoding tRNA threonylcarbamoyladenosine dehydratase produces the protein MKDTAWLGRTRLLIGDERLEKLNRSNVLIVGLGGVGSFAAEFIVRSGIGKVTICDGDVVDPTNRNRQLPALATTHGMSKAEWMRERLLAINPEVDLTVIPEFLRMEPMRELLFSQKFDYVIDAIDSITPKITLISTCYHNNIPIISSMGAGGKLDPTRIRVTDISKTYNCKLAHYVRKRLHKQKIYKGVKAVFSNEKAPVGSLMLTDGTNFKKSAYGTISYLPAAFGGACASAVIRDLIEWKETI, from the coding sequence ATGAAAGATACAGCATGGTTAGGAAGGACACGTTTGTTGATTGGCGATGAACGTCTCGAAAAATTAAACCGCTCCAATGTGTTAATCGTTGGATTAGGTGGCGTAGGATCTTTCGCTGCTGAATTTATTGTTCGTTCAGGAATTGGAAAAGTCACCATTTGCGATGGTGACGTGGTAGATCCAACCAATAGAAACCGGCAATTACCGGCACTTGCAACTACGCACGGAATGTCGAAAGCCGAATGGATGCGCGAGCGTTTATTAGCCATTAATCCGGAAGTGGATTTAACGGTAATTCCGGAATTCCTGCGAATGGAACCCATGCGCGAATTGTTATTTTCTCAAAAATTCGATTACGTGATTGATGCCATTGATTCCATCACTCCCAAAATCACACTGATATCCACTTGTTATCACAATAACATCCCCATTATATCATCTATGGGCGCAGGTGGGAAACTGGATCCTACCCGTATTCGCGTTACGGATATTTCTAAAACCTACAATTGCAAACTGGCACATTACGTGCGTAAGCGATTGCACAAACAAAAAATTTATAAGGGTGTAAAAGCTGTTTTCTCCAATGAAAAAGCACCTGTTGGATCGTTAATGCTGACCGATGGTACCAATTTTAAAAAATCGGCCTACGGAACAATTTCCTATTTACCTGCTGCTTTTGGCGGAGCCTGTGCAAGTGCAGTAATCCGCGATTTAATTGAGTGGAAAGAAACGATCTGA
- a CDS encoding TatD family hydrolase, translated as MINVHSHHYDAQAEVLIIQSGLLHFQELLQKYPEAFFSLGIHPWEVDEKSESQISDLERLIKANRLRVIAIGECGLDKVCTTDYNLQERVFVQQIKLANELQMPLVIHSVKAHAECISLLKKCNNTQHVLVHGLSGKWSKWEEWEKYGAWISFGKSLLNENPDTKDSITRCSREKILLETDDAHASIEEVAEKARLVLKLEKDELQKLIKNNYAKFISV; from the coding sequence ATGATTAACGTTCATTCTCATCATTACGATGCTCAAGCAGAGGTCCTGATTATTCAATCGGGACTTTTGCATTTTCAGGAACTTTTACAAAAGTATCCCGAAGCATTTTTTTCATTGGGAATTCATCCCTGGGAAGTGGATGAGAAATCTGAATCACAGATTAGTGATTTGGAACGATTGATCAAAGCCAACCGACTGCGCGTTATTGCCATTGGTGAATGTGGACTCGATAAGGTTTGTACCACAGATTATAATTTGCAGGAGCGTGTTTTTGTACAACAAATCAAACTTGCCAATGAATTACAAATGCCATTGGTCATTCATTCGGTGAAAGCGCATGCAGAATGTATTTCACTGCTAAAAAAATGCAATAATACTCAGCATGTCCTGGTACATGGCTTGTCGGGAAAATGGAGTAAATGGGAAGAATGGGAGAAGTACGGAGCCTGGATTTCATTCGGAAAAAGTTTATTGAATGAAAATCCGGATACAAAGGATTCCATCACCCGGTGCAGCAGAGAAAAAATTTTACTGGAAACGGATGATGCACACGCTTCCATTGAAGAGGTAGCGGAAAAGGCACGATTGGTGTTGAAATTAGAAAAGGATGAATTGCAAAAATTGATTAAAAATAATTACGCAAAATTTATTTCTGTATGA
- the ychF gene encoding redox-regulated ATPase YchF yields MGLKCGIVGLPNVGKSTLFNCISSGKAQAANFPFCTIEPNIGMTNVPDDRLYKLEELVKPERVLPATVEIVDIAGLVKGASKGEGLGNQFLANIRETDAILHVLRCFEDGNIVHVDGSVNPVRDKEVIDTELQLKDLESVEKGVARVEKMAKTGGDKDAKRKYEILVQVKSHLEQGKNIRSCGLSKEDLEMISDLHLLTAKPVLYVCNVDEKSVKTGNQHVDAVRNAVKDEGAEICIITAAMESEIAALESFEERKMFLDEMGLEEPGVNKLIRAGYSLLNLQTYFTAGVKEVRAWTIYKGMTAPQAAGVIHTDFEKGFIRAEVIHYEDYVKFGSETACKENGKLSVEGKEYIVQDGDVMHFRFNV; encoded by the coding sequence ATGGGTTTAAAATGTGGAATAGTGGGCTTACCGAATGTAGGTAAGTCCACTTTATTTAATTGCATATCGAGCGGTAAAGCGCAAGCCGCCAATTTTCCTTTTTGTACAATTGAGCCAAACATCGGAATGACCAATGTTCCGGATGATCGTCTCTATAAACTGGAAGAATTGGTAAAACCTGAACGGGTATTACCTGCAACAGTAGAAATCGTGGATATTGCCGGTCTGGTAAAAGGAGCTTCCAAAGGAGAAGGATTAGGAAATCAGTTTTTAGCTAACATCCGTGAGACGGATGCAATTTTACATGTATTGCGTTGTTTCGAAGATGGCAACATTGTGCATGTGGATGGTTCTGTAAATCCCGTTCGCGATAAAGAAGTAATTGATACCGAACTTCAGCTGAAAGATCTTGAATCGGTAGAAAAAGGCGTTGCCCGTGTGGAGAAAATGGCCAAAACCGGTGGCGATAAAGATGCCAAACGTAAATACGAAATTCTGGTTCAGGTTAAATCGCATCTTGAACAAGGAAAAAATATTCGCAGTTGCGGTTTATCTAAAGAAGATCTTGAAATGATCAGCGATTTGCATTTGCTTACTGCTAAACCGGTGTTATATGTTTGTAATGTCGACGAAAAATCGGTGAAAACCGGCAACCAGCATGTTGATGCAGTTCGTAATGCGGTAAAAGACGAAGGCGCAGAGATTTGTATTATCACAGCAGCGATGGAGTCGGAAATTGCCGCGCTGGAATCGTTCGAGGAACGCAAAATGTTTTTGGATGAGATGGGACTGGAAGAACCCGGAGTGAATAAATTAATTCGGGCAGGTTATTCCTTATTGAATTTGCAAACCTATTTTACGGCAGGAGTAAAAGAGGTGAGAGCCTGGACCATTTACAAAGGAATGACTGCACCACAAGCTGCAGGAGTAATTCATACTGATTTTGAAAAAGGATTTATTCGCGCTGAGGTAATTCACTATGAAGATTACGTGAAGTTCGGAAGTGAAACCGCGTGTAAGGAAAACGGAAAATTATCGGTAGAAGGAAAAGAATATATCGTGCAGGATGGTGATGTGATGCATTTCCGTTTTAATGTCTGA